A region of Salinibacter sp. 10B DNA encodes the following proteins:
- a CDS encoding soluble NSF attachment family protein — MTALKTPEKTSRRQELRQNMLVELYGRLLLFYEDNRQLVYGLGVALLALILAIPGYMYYHQQQSQQANQMLGQILPTYEQGNYDQALNGTAQAAGLLTIADEYSGTDAGNLAAFYAASALYEQEEYDRALTYYQQFEKENDFIGASAYAAEASIYENQGELETAARHYEQAASQYDNKLTAPRYLLEAGQAYEEAGNYQAAEEAYQKIKEDYPDAEQANAVDRYLARVRARQQSNS, encoded by the coding sequence ATGACTGCCCTGAAAACGCCCGAGAAAACGTCGCGTCGCCAAGAGCTTCGGCAAAACATGCTCGTCGAGCTTTATGGGCGACTCCTACTCTTTTATGAAGACAACCGACAGCTTGTCTATGGCCTCGGTGTGGCCCTTCTCGCTCTTATTTTGGCCATTCCGGGGTACATGTATTATCACCAGCAGCAGTCTCAGCAGGCAAACCAGATGCTGGGGCAGATTCTGCCGACCTACGAGCAGGGCAATTACGACCAGGCCCTGAATGGGACGGCCCAGGCTGCCGGTCTCTTGACCATTGCCGACGAGTACAGCGGGACCGATGCTGGCAATCTCGCAGCCTTTTACGCGGCCAGCGCCCTATACGAGCAGGAGGAGTATGATCGTGCGCTAACGTATTACCAGCAGTTCGAGAAGGAGAATGACTTCATCGGGGCTAGCGCCTACGCTGCCGAGGCCTCCATTTATGAGAATCAGGGCGAGCTGGAGACGGCGGCCCGTCACTACGAACAGGCAGCCTCACAGTACGACAACAAGCTAACAGCGCCCCGCTACCTTTTGGAAGCGGGACAGGCCTACGAGGAGGCTGGCAATTATCAGGCGGCCGAGGAGGCCTACCAGAAAATCAAAGAGGACTATCCGGACGCGGAACAGGCGAATGCAGTCGATCGCTACCTGGCCCGTGTGCGAGCGCGCCAGCAGTCGAACTCTTGA